In Gossypium hirsutum isolate 1008001.06 chromosome D06, Gossypium_hirsutum_v2.1, whole genome shotgun sequence, one genomic interval encodes:
- the LOC107900132 gene encoding uncharacterized protein, whose translation MARLEVNSLDDPLECILLADSPSDDEDEEYLALLEGKTKGFTQEVPLESLELLSWEYTQPKVLIEEPAELELKTLPPYLKYDYLGLSPTLLIMISVEFTKNQEEESLVVLEKHKKGKQAYKNEEFGTRVPNTLNVITNFPFLIVGVLGFVLCLGGGSFFNIRLPGVLWDWLLFYGGTASVAFGSAYYHLRPDDNRVLLDTLPMVIAYSSLFSTFILERLGERIGLSCLFSLVVLAVLSTSYARFDSFLR comes from the exons ATGGCAAG ATTAGAGGTCAATTCTCTAGATGATCCGCTAGAATGTATTCTTCTAGCAGATTCGCCAAGTGATGATGAAGATGAGGAATATTTGGCTTTGTTAGAAGGTAAAACGAAGGGATTCACTCAAGAAGTTCCACTGGAATCATTAGAGTTATTATCTTGGGAGTACACACAACCAAAAGTGTTGATTGAAGAGCCAGCTGAATTGGAACTGAAGACTTTGCCTCCTtatttgaaatatgattatttgggTTTATCTCCAACTTTACTTATCATGATTTCAGTTGAGTTCACCAAGAATCAAGAAGAAGAGTCACTTGTTGTTTTGGAAAAGCACAAGAAGGGT AAGCAAGCATACAAGAACGAGGAGTTTGGTACAC GCGTTCCTAACACGTTGAATGTGATCACCAATTTCCCATTTCTGATTGTGGGTGTTCTTGGGTTTGTTCTTTGCCTTGGAGGAGGAAGCTTTTTCAATATAAG ATTGCCAGGAGTGCTGTGGGACTGGCTGCTTTTCTATGGAGGAACTGCAAGTGTGGCTTTTGGTTCTGCTTATTATCATCTCAGGCCTGATGACAATCGAGTACTGCTGGACACTTTGCCG ATGGTGATTGCTTATTCCTCACTTTTCTCTACTTTTATACTCGAGAGACTCGGAGAAAGAATTGGATTAAGTTGCCTTTTTTCACTAGTAGTTCTTGCTGTTCTAAGCACAAGTTATGCAAGGTTTGATTCTTTCTTGAGATGA
- the LOC107900131 gene encoding G-type lectin S-receptor-like serine/threonine-protein kinase At1g11300, protein MKGQCEEERCPGILSRNVPRKCQRGVQLQELQVLDFENLAAATNNFDPANKLGKGGFGVVYKGKLRDGQEVAVKRLSRASRQGIEEFTNEATVISQLQHRNLVRLLGSCIDGEEKMLVYEYMPNKSLDILLFDSQNAKLLDWRKRFNIIEGISRGLLYLHRDSRLRIVHRDLKANNILLDEELNPKISDFGLAKIFFDNESQATTKRIFGTYGYMAPEYAMRGQFSGKSDVFSFGVLTLEIISGRRNSSFHEDEHSLSLLGYAWKLWNEDNILAFIDPAISDSSFDREILKSIHVGLLCVQNFAKDRPTMSTVTSMLSSEIENLPAPKQPPFIDEKAAIDHSQLQSQNTWKR, encoded by the exons ATGAAAGGACAATGTGAAGAGGAAAGATGTCCAGGAATTTTGTCTCGCAATGTTCCGAGGAAATGCCAAAGAGGAGTCCAACTTCAAGAGCTTCAAGTGTTAGATTTTGAGAACCTGGCGGCTGCAACAAACAACTTCGATCCTGCCAATAAGCTTGGCAAGGGTGGTTTTGGTGTAGTTTACAAG GGAAAGCTTCGAGATGGGCAGGAAGTAGCAGTGAAAAGACTTTCAAGAGCATCTAGACAAGGGATAGAAGAATTCACGAACGAGGCGACTGTGATTTCTCAACTTCAACACCGGAATCTCGTGAGGCTTCTCGGAAGCTGCATTGATGGGGAAGAGAAGATGTTAGTATATGAGTACATGCCAAACAAGAGCTTGGATATTTTACTCTTTG ATTCACAAAATGCAAAACTTCTTGATTGGAGAAAGCGTTTCAACATTATAGAAGGGATCAGTCGAGGTCTTTTATATCTTCACAGGGATTCAAGATTACGAATTGTACATAGAGACTTAAAagcaaataatattttattagatgaagaactaaaccctaaaatttcagattttgggTTAGCAAAGATTTTTTTTGACAATGAAAGCCAAGCCACTACTAAAAGGATATTTGGTACATA CGGTTATATGGCACCCGAATATGCAATGAGAGGACAATTTTCAGGAAAATCTGATGTTTTTAGCTTTGGGGTATTGACATTAGAGATTATCAGTGGAAGAAGAAACTCAAGTTTTCATGAGGATGAGCATTCATTGAGCCTTTTGGGATAC GCATGGAAACTGTGGAATGAGGACAACATCTTGGCCTTCATAGATCCAGCTATATCAGATTCAAGTTTTGACAGGGAAATCCTGAAATCCATACATGTTGGACTACTATGTGTGCAAAACTTTGCGAAAGATAGGCCAACCATGTCAACCGTGACTTCGATGCTTAGTAGTGAGATAGAAAATCTTCCAGCACCAAAGCAACCTCCATTCATTGATGAGAAAGCAGCCATTGATCACTCTCAGTTACAAAGCCAAAATACTTGGAAGCGTTGA